Proteins encoded by one window of Porphyromonas vaginalis:
- a CDS encoding ABC transporter ATP-binding protein, protein MSNTNKQKKPSVLKRLLPYAGKKKYMLPLAMVFSALSGILVLMPMVYIHKIVSGIILSGSVDGETIRYYAVLAASFAATGMLLYFCALMVSHLFAFEVEANIIKLSVKKMMSKPLGFFANRESGNLRKTIVDGAAETHTMLAHQLPDLAMTIVSPIVLLIFFFLFDWRLGLVSLVPMVITVLLMATMATPKSKKLREEYYEGLANLSAESVEYVRGIPVVKTFAQSVESFDRFYSLIVKLKDFVVRWSMGFKNKMSLYEAISSSTAFFLVPVAIMMITSGGDMREVLGNSVIYLLIGPVFGVFMMRSAAMQNFIYFAELALDKIDTALDYEDLTYGEATAVGDGLEFRNVSFSYGKDKVLDNVSFKVNKGETVALVGASGGGKTTVARLAARFYDADEGDIFIGGTSIKEYEKEALSQKVAFVFQMSKLFKMSLRENLLLGNPNASDEEIEQALVRAGAKEIVDNLEKGLDTVYGTKGTYFSGGEIQRLSIARAFLKNADFVILDEATAFADPENEHIIQTSFKELSKDKTTLMIAHRLSTVINADRILVMENGKIVESGTHNELLTLGGVYKKLWSEYQKAANWRIGGDYENE, encoded by the coding sequence ATGAGTAATACAAACAAACAAAAGAAGCCGTCGGTATTGAAGCGATTGCTCCCCTACGCAGGTAAGAAAAAGTATATGCTTCCGCTGGCGATGGTTTTCTCGGCCCTCTCGGGTATTTTGGTGCTGATGCCTATGGTCTATATCCATAAGATTGTCAGCGGGATTATCTTGAGTGGTAGTGTCGATGGGGAGACCATACGATACTACGCCGTTCTGGCAGCGAGTTTTGCCGCAACAGGAATGCTACTCTATTTTTGTGCGTTAATGGTATCCCACCTCTTCGCTTTTGAAGTCGAGGCCAACATCATCAAACTCAGCGTGAAGAAGATGATGTCGAAACCTTTGGGCTTCTTTGCCAATCGCGAAAGTGGCAATCTCCGCAAGACGATTGTCGATGGGGCTGCTGAGACCCACACGATGCTGGCACATCAGTTGCCCGACCTCGCCATGACGATTGTTTCGCCCATAGTGCTATTGATCTTCTTCTTCCTTTTCGACTGGCGGCTTGGTCTAGTGAGCCTTGTTCCGATGGTCATAACCGTGCTATTGATGGCGACTATGGCGACCCCAAAGAGCAAGAAGTTGCGGGAAGAGTATTACGAGGGACTTGCCAATCTTTCTGCCGAATCGGTAGAATATGTGCGTGGCATCCCAGTCGTAAAGACCTTTGCCCAGAGCGTGGAGAGCTTCGATCGTTTCTACTCACTCATCGTAAAGCTGAAAGATTTCGTGGTGCGGTGGAGCATGGGGTTCAAGAATAAGATGTCGCTGTACGAAGCCATTTCAAGCTCTACGGCATTCTTCTTGGTGCCTGTTGCCATTATGATGATCACCTCGGGAGGTGATATGCGAGAGGTGCTGGGTAATTCCGTTATCTATCTATTAATAGGGCCTGTGTTCGGTGTCTTTATGATGCGAAGTGCCGCCATGCAAAACTTCATCTACTTCGCAGAGTTGGCGTTGGATAAGATTGACACAGCTTTGGATTATGAAGACCTCACTTACGGCGAAGCAACAGCTGTTGGAGATGGCTTGGAGTTCAGAAACGTCTCCTTTTCATATGGAAAAGACAAAGTGCTGGACAACGTATCGTTTAAGGTGAACAAAGGTGAGACTGTTGCCCTGGTGGGAGCTTCGGGAGGAGGTAAGACCACCGTGGCACGTTTGGCAGCTCGCTTCTACGATGCCGATGAGGGCGACATCTTCATTGGAGGCACCAGTATCAAGGAGTATGAAAAAGAGGCCCTGAGCCAAAAAGTGGCTTTTGTATTCCAAATGTCTAAGCTCTTTAAGATGAGCCTAAGGGAGAACTTATTGCTAGGTAACCCCAACGCCAGCGATGAGGAGATAGAGCAAGCTCTCGTCAGAGCTGGAGCCAAAGAGATTGTCGATAATCTAGAAAAGGGCTTGGATACCGTATACGGCACTAAGGGCACCTATTTTTCAGGTGGCGAGATCCAACGCCTTTCTATCGCAAGGGCTTTCCTGAAGAATGCCGACTTCGTGATACTTGACGAGGCAACCGCTTTTGCAGATCCGGAGAACGAGCATATCATTCAAACCTCGTTCAAGGAGCTATCAAAGGACAAAACCACACTGATGATCGCACATAGGCTCTCCACGGTGATCAATGCCGATAGAATCCTAGTAATGGAGAATGGCAAAATCGTGGAAAGTGGTACGCATAACGAATTATTAACCCTAGGCGGTGTCTACAAAAAGCTGTGGAGCGAGTATCAAAAAGCCGCCAATTGGAGAATAGGAGGTGACTATGAAAATGAATAA
- a CDS encoding ABC transporter ATP-binding protein — translation MNKFFKQKYAMSEQGAKNLQKSIFSHTILNLTKMFPPTIGFVFLFQYLGSLEGIPAPVELTLVDYIVIILVMLLVMFFVARWDYVRLYDNVYNESANSRIDIANRLKKLPLSYFGKRDVSDLSATMMSDLNLYEQIFSHSVPHIYATSISTVIISVMILAYNWQLGLAALWVIPVSLLLFSLSKMKQRNDVNAFVKSSRDVLDGLQEQIDQIQEIKSYNLEERTLSEFYHKMDGNTRNKVRMELSAGIATALAGMLMKLGIVSVAIVGANMLIAGQINILVYIAYLILTASIYVPIEGILSFMAMIVTLDGVVARIKEIKTMPIQEGKQEMNPMDYSLDFKDVVFGYEDYTVINGVSFTAKQGEVTALIGASGSGKTTLTKLAARFWDIQQGKILLGGEDISRIDPETLLKNYAIVFQDVVLFNASIKDNIRIGKKGATDEEVTRVAKIARCDEFIDRMPDGIDTVIGENGERLSGGERQRISIARALLKDAPIILMDEATASLDVENESLIQEALSELIKEKTVIVIAHRMRTIRGANKIVLLHQGKIEAMGTDAELQVQSATYRKMLEKSIG, via the coding sequence ATGAATAAGTTCTTTAAGCAAAAATACGCCATGTCGGAGCAGGGTGCGAAGAACCTGCAGAAGTCTATCTTCTCGCATACCATCCTAAATCTGACCAAGATGTTTCCGCCCACTATCGGATTTGTCTTTTTATTCCAGTATTTGGGCAGTTTGGAGGGTATTCCTGCACCAGTAGAGCTGACCCTTGTAGACTATATCGTCATCATCTTAGTGATGCTGTTGGTGATGTTTTTTGTGGCAAGGTGGGATTACGTACGCCTTTACGACAATGTTTATAATGAGAGTGCCAACTCACGCATTGATATAGCCAACCGTCTGAAGAAACTGCCTCTCTCATATTTCGGCAAGCGTGATGTATCCGACCTCTCGGCGACGATGATGAGCGACCTGAATCTCTATGAGCAGATATTCTCACACTCCGTGCCGCATATCTATGCCACATCCATTTCCACGGTGATTATATCTGTAATGATACTTGCTTATAATTGGCAGCTCGGATTGGCGGCATTGTGGGTCATCCCCGTCTCGCTACTACTCTTTTCGCTTTCCAAGATGAAACAACGGAATGATGTGAATGCCTTTGTGAAGAGCAGTCGTGACGTGCTTGACGGCTTACAAGAGCAGATAGACCAGATACAGGAGATTAAGTCCTATAATCTGGAAGAGCGGACACTGAGCGAGTTCTACCACAAGATGGATGGTAATACTAGAAATAAGGTAAGGATGGAACTCTCCGCCGGTATTGCCACCGCACTGGCTGGTATGCTGATGAAGCTCGGCATCGTCTCGGTGGCGATTGTCGGTGCCAACATGCTGATTGCCGGACAAATCAATATTCTGGTCTATATCGCCTACCTCATCCTCACGGCAAGCATCTACGTGCCTATAGAGGGCATCCTCTCCTTTATGGCTATGATCGTGACACTCGATGGTGTGGTGGCACGTATCAAGGAGATCAAGACCATGCCTATTCAGGAGGGCAAACAGGAGATGAACCCTATGGATTATAGTCTAGATTTCAAAGATGTAGTATTTGGTTACGAGGATTATACCGTCATCAACGGCGTGAGCTTCACTGCGAAACAAGGCGAGGTGACAGCATTGATTGGGGCTTCGGGAAGTGGCAAGACCACGCTGACCAAGTTGGCCGCTCGCTTTTGGGACATACAGCAGGGCAAAATCCTGCTCGGTGGCGAGGATATTAGTCGGATAGATCCCGAAACACTGCTCAAGAACTACGCCATTGTCTTTCAGGATGTAGTGCTATTCAATGCCAGTATCAAAGACAACATTCGTATCGGCAAGAAAGGAGCAACGGACGAGGAAGTGACTCGTGTCGCCAAAATTGCCCGCTGTGATGAGTTTATTGATCGTATGCCTGATGGTATTGATACCGTCATCGGGGAAAACGGCGAGCGACTTTCTGGTGGCGAACGTCAGCGGATCTCCATCGCCAGAGCTCTCCTAAAAGATGCACCCATCATCCTGATGGACGAAGCCACGGCCTCGCTAGATGTGGAAAATGAAAGCCTAATACAAGAGGCTTTGTCGGAGCTGATCAAGGAGAAGACAGTCATTGTTATCGCTCACCGCATGCGTACCATTCGTGGAGCCAATAAGATCGTGTTGCTCCATCAAGGTAAGATTGAAGCAATGGGTACGGATGCAGAGTTGCAGGTGCAATCGGCTACCTACAGGAAGATGCTTGAAAAGTCAATAGGATAA
- a CDS encoding outer membrane lipoprotein-sorting protein, with the protein MMKRIILASLVVWAFAATAMAQTGREIAQKVKDRPDGDTRQSELVMKLINKRGAVRERKLISYSIDVGAGKKDRKSIMFFLYPGDVKGTGFLTWDYDNPNKDDDRWLYLPAMKKTRRISGSSAKQDYFMGSDFTYDDMGSRNVDEDSHQLLGEETIGGHKCWKLEYTPKDKREIYSRKVAWIRQDCLIAVKVEYYDKMGKLHRRLELSDIVKVSGFWIAKKLHMTNVQTNHQTILEFKDPKFNTPMNEAQFSVSTLEKGRF; encoded by the coding sequence ATGATGAAAAGAATTATTTTAGCAAGTTTGGTGGTTTGGGCTTTTGCCGCCACTGCAATGGCTCAGACGGGCAGAGAGATTGCCCAAAAAGTAAAAGATCGTCCCGATGGCGATACCCGTCAATCGGAATTGGTCATGAAACTGATCAATAAGCGTGGGGCGGTACGCGAGCGGAAGCTTATCTCTTACTCCATAGACGTGGGAGCGGGGAAAAAAGACCGTAAGAGTATCATGTTCTTCCTATATCCCGGAGATGTAAAAGGGACAGGCTTTCTCACTTGGGATTACGACAATCCTAATAAAGACGATGACAGATGGCTCTACTTGCCCGCGATGAAGAAAACCCGCCGCATCAGTGGCTCTTCTGCCAAGCAGGATTACTTTATGGGCAGTGACTTCACCTATGATGATATGGGCAGTCGCAATGTAGACGAAGACTCCCACCAGTTGCTGGGCGAAGAGACTATTGGCGGACACAAGTGCTGGAAGCTGGAATACACGCCTAAAGACAAACGTGAGATCTACTCTAGAAAGGTGGCGTGGATTCGTCAAGACTGCCTTATCGCCGTTAAGGTGGAGTACTACGACAAGATGGGGAAGCTACACCGTCGCCTTGAATTGTCGGACATTGTGAAGGTTTCTGGTTTTTGGATTGCAAAAAAACTGCATATGACCAATGTTCAGACTAATCATCAGACGATTCTTGAGTTTAAGGATCCTAAGTTCAATACCCCTATGAACGAGGCTCAATTCAGTGTAAGCACCTTGGAAAAAGGCCGATTCTAA
- a CDS encoding DUF1302 family protein, with the protein MTDTTSHSAKFLLLFILFLPLHIAWGQEEVASSWQVKGFVDTYHAVRSEKPNNFMSSRTRIRGEIGKSFEGSSLFVSFNATYNALLKERTGFELREAYLDHRDDHWGFRLGRQLVIWGAADGVRITDLVSPMDMTEFLAQDYDDIRMPVNALRLFVFNDKMKLELLAVPTFEGYKLPTDAINPWCILPKDSPLPIAWEENGSHPSLHFANIEYGGKLSFTLPGVDFSLSALHTWNKMPVFTYRPTDTHIVVAPQYYRMGFFGGDISKPLGQLVLRGEAAFNVGKHFSYRPDASDQEQKGFNTVNYLVGIDWYAPKDWVVMAQFSSESILKYEDQIAQPRHNSLLTLNVSKKLLDNTLQLSNFTYFDLNHKGWFSRFTAAYSLNDFIQLSLGYDWFGGDEGVFSAYKNNSEVWAKAKYSF; encoded by the coding sequence ATGACAGATACAACTAGTCATTCAGCAAAATTCTTGTTGCTGTTTATTCTCTTCTTGCCCCTGCATATCGCATGGGGTCAAGAAGAGGTGGCTTCATCGTGGCAAGTCAAAGGATTTGTGGATACCTATCATGCCGTCCGATCCGAAAAACCGAACAACTTTATGTCTTCGCGCACGAGAATAAGGGGAGAGATAGGTAAAAGTTTTGAAGGCTCTTCGCTTTTTGTCTCATTCAACGCAACTTACAATGCATTATTAAAAGAGCGTACAGGTTTTGAACTGCGGGAAGCGTATCTTGACCATAGAGATGACCATTGGGGCTTTCGCCTTGGGCGACAATTGGTCATTTGGGGGGCGGCAGACGGTGTGCGTATTACCGACTTGGTCTCTCCTATGGATATGACAGAGTTCTTGGCACAAGACTATGATGACATTCGGATGCCAGTCAATGCCCTACGCCTTTTCGTTTTTAACGATAAAATGAAATTGGAACTGCTTGCCGTGCCAACCTTTGAAGGGTATAAACTACCTACCGACGCAATAAATCCATGGTGCATTTTACCCAAAGATAGCCCACTGCCTATTGCCTGGGAAGAAAATGGGAGCCACCCCAGTCTTCATTTTGCCAATATCGAGTATGGCGGAAAGCTATCTTTTACCTTGCCTGGAGTGGACTTTTCGCTCTCCGCATTGCATACGTGGAACAAGATGCCCGTGTTTACGTATCGCCCTACAGATACCCACATTGTCGTTGCTCCGCAATACTACCGAATGGGATTTTTCGGAGGAGACATATCCAAACCTCTAGGGCAACTGGTATTACGAGGAGAAGCAGCCTTCAATGTAGGGAAGCATTTCAGCTATAGACCTGATGCGTCTGATCAAGAACAAAAGGGATTCAACACTGTGAATTATCTCGTGGGTATCGATTGGTATGCCCCCAAAGATTGGGTGGTGATGGCACAGTTTTCCTCTGAAAGCATCCTAAAGTACGAAGACCAGATTGCACAGCCTCGTCACAATTCACTCCTTACGCTCAATGTGTCGAAAAAGCTGTTGGATAACACCCTACAACTCTCCAACTTCACCTATTTCGACCTCAACCATAAAGGTTGGTTTAGTCGATTTACTGCCGCCTACTCTCTGAATGACTTCATTCAGCTTTCTCTCGGGTATGATTGGTTTGGAGGCGATGAAGGCGTGTTCAGCGCGTATAAAAACAACTCAGAAGTATGGGCGAAGGCAAAATATAGCTTTTAA
- a CDS encoding AraC family transcriptional regulator, translating into MSRLPIHRSSQLSDFGVYLKTVISRTSASSDRYTFSHTDDYYFFGFIEGGQCCLNIDFEEYTFGKGSLAIILPGQVHRIIDASNLSAKFLVIDSVLVDKEEKRTLERYGRPQIQLSDISEQKLLLSLLDCKLSGMKNPSAKAVVQRLTTVIVGLVVENIVNATIAQSKLQGTVTRHKEIVWEFRDLLESNIRSKRSPSFYAGRLNITVAYLNEAVNSVLGTSVSHHIQNEIILLAKRQLVYTTDSIKEIAHSLGFNDYSYFTRLFTKVAGVSPTLFRRTYHE; encoded by the coding sequence ATGTCTCGGTTACCCATCCATAGAAGTTCACAACTCTCAGATTTCGGAGTCTATCTGAAGACCGTCATCTCTCGGACATCGGCATCTTCAGACAGATACACCTTTTCTCATACCGACGATTATTATTTCTTTGGCTTCATAGAGGGTGGGCAATGCTGTCTGAATATTGATTTCGAGGAATACACTTTCGGGAAAGGAAGTCTGGCTATCATTCTACCCGGGCAGGTGCATCGTATCATCGACGCTTCCAATCTTTCTGCAAAATTTCTGGTTATCGACTCGGTATTGGTGGATAAGGAGGAAAAACGAACGCTTGAGAGATACGGTCGCCCTCAAATACAACTATCCGACATATCGGAACAGAAACTATTATTATCACTTCTTGACTGCAAACTGAGTGGCATGAAAAATCCATCTGCCAAAGCAGTCGTTCAGCGACTGACCACCGTCATTGTAGGGTTAGTCGTGGAGAACATTGTAAATGCAACGATAGCTCAATCCAAATTGCAGGGGACAGTGACCAGACACAAGGAAATAGTATGGGAATTTCGGGATTTGTTGGAAAGCAATATCCGAAGCAAACGTTCGCCATCATTCTATGCCGGGCGGCTGAACATTACCGTTGCCTACCTGAATGAAGCTGTAAATTCTGTTCTGGGGACAAGTGTGAGCCACCATATCCAAAACGAGATTATTTTGTTGGCTAAACGTCAATTGGTCTATACTACAGATTCCATCAAAGAGATTGCACATAGTTTAGGCTTTAACGATTACTCCTACTTCACACGGCTGTTTACCAAGGTTGCAGGCGTTTCTCCCACGCTCTTCAGAAGGACTTACCACGAATAG
- a CDS encoding IS4 family transposase, with amino-acid sequence MANITLFAQVIRLIPREIIQRLVKKHGTDKHAKGFNSWSHLVTMIFSQFSSSVSLRQISEGLQSATGNLNHLGLSRAPSKSNISYQNANRSSQFFQDVFYALFQYLGQHGDLKQIKKRLKAKVCLLDSTLMSLCLSMYDWALYTHTKGAVKMHTVLDFETLLPEFVCISNGKGADNTIAKKLPFARGTIVVADRIYSDTELLNHWDSTGVIFIVRGRDNIQFESIRERDLPDTTSQEILIDEEVRLTGVETASKYPKKIRRIGIYNVQGGYTIDLYTNDFTHAASTVAALYRSRWKIEIFFRNLKQNLHIKSFLGTSQNAVEIQIWTALITILLLQYLKRIAKHPWCLSNLTASLRLNTFTKIGLFQWINEPFSPPPDETEIA; translated from the coding sequence ATGGCAAATATAACACTATTCGCACAAGTAATCCGACTCATACCTCGAGAAATCATCCAACGATTAGTCAAGAAGCATGGCACAGACAAGCATGCAAAAGGCTTTAACTCGTGGAGCCATTTGGTGACTATGATCTTCAGCCAATTCTCGAGTAGCGTGTCGCTACGTCAAATCTCAGAGGGGCTACAATCTGCCACGGGCAATCTCAACCACCTAGGTCTATCACGAGCTCCCTCCAAATCCAACATCAGTTACCAAAACGCCAATAGGAGTTCCCAATTCTTCCAAGATGTCTTTTATGCACTCTTCCAATATTTGGGACAGCACGGAGATCTCAAGCAGATAAAGAAACGGCTGAAGGCGAAGGTTTGTCTTCTAGACTCAACCCTAATGTCCCTATGTCTCAGTATGTATGACTGGGCTCTCTATACTCATACGAAAGGAGCCGTCAAGATGCATACAGTGCTTGATTTTGAGACACTTCTGCCTGAATTCGTCTGTATAAGCAATGGCAAGGGAGCCGACAATACGATTGCCAAAAAGCTCCCCTTTGCCCGAGGAACCATCGTTGTAGCTGATCGAATCTACAGCGATACTGAGCTTCTGAATCATTGGGACAGCACAGGTGTGATTTTCATCGTCAGAGGAAGAGACAACATCCAATTTGAGTCAATAAGGGAGAGAGATTTGCCTGATACGACATCTCAAGAGATACTGATAGATGAAGAGGTGAGACTGACAGGTGTAGAGACAGCGAGCAAGTACCCTAAGAAGATTCGTAGAATAGGCATCTACAATGTTCAAGGAGGTTACACGATTGACTTGTATACCAATGACTTTACGCATGCAGCCAGTACTGTTGCAGCGCTATATCGCTCACGTTGGAAGATTGAGATCTTCTTTAGAAACCTCAAGCAAAACCTGCATATCAAGAGTTTTCTGGGAACTTCTCAAAACGCTGTCGAGATTCAGATTTGGACGGCTCTGATTACGATTCTCTTACTTCAATATCTCAAGCGAATAGCAAAACACCCCTGGTGTCTCTCCAATTTAACAGCATCCTTGAGACTCAACACGTTCACCAAAATCGGCCTCTTTCAGTGGATAAATGAGCCGTTTTCACCGCCTCCAGACGAGACCGAAATAGCATAG
- a CDS encoding RteC domain-containing protein produces MRMQGLLSTLPVKPTEKLRWTGKATDLVELLYALDTCDCINDGEIGIEELADAFSEIFGIEIKNCYNVYMNMKRHKDDSRTYFLDELREELNKRMVESDLKGGKFKKR; encoded by the coding sequence ATGCGGATGCAGGGGCTTCTTTCTACTTTGCCCGTCAAACCAACCGAAAAACTTCGTTGGACAGGTAAAGCAACCGACTTGGTGGAACTACTCTACGCACTTGATACCTGTGACTGTATCAACGATGGTGAAATCGGTATAGAAGAATTGGCAGATGCCTTTTCCGAAATCTTTGGTATAGAAATCAAGAACTGCTACAACGTCTATATGAACATGAAACGCCACAAGGATGATAGCCGCACCTATTTTCTTGATGAACTCCGAGAGGAGCTGAACAAGCGTATGGTGGAGAGTGACCTGAAAGGCGGAAAGTTCAAGAAACGGTAA
- the rseP gene encoding RIP metalloprotease RseP: protein MGIDTVALMSTLMRIGQLLLALSLLVFIHELGHFLFARLFGVRVDKFYLFFDVKGKALWRYRPKGSETEYGIGWLPLGGYCKIHGMIDESLDTKQVKEPMRGDEFRSKPAWQRFFILIGGVLFNFVLALLIYAGISYHWGDVEMSSRSVTAGMVFSPAAQEVGFHDGDIIWSIDGQERDVLRTDFMRAVIEAKVVTVQRDGQLIDITIPDDMMQRILRGNEGLMTMQVPFIADSIVPGSAAAKAGVLRGDKLLALDSIPMPHLPSGRRYFYTHAGEWISSEWLRGADTVQLAILPDTMGVIGVMLRPLQSIYEVQQVHYSLPQSFVVGWHKGIGTLSGYAQDMKYVFTPEGASSLGGLVSMGKLFPAQWDWFTFWQICALLSIIFAFMNIIPIPGLDGGHLLFVIWEMITGRKVKDEVLIRAQMVGMLLLIALVIYANGNDLFKLF from the coding sequence ATGGGTATAGATACAGTGGCACTCATGAGTACTCTGATGCGGATCGGGCAGTTGCTCCTAGCGTTGAGTCTCTTGGTCTTTATACATGAGCTAGGGCACTTCCTCTTCGCGCGACTCTTTGGCGTGCGGGTGGATAAGTTTTATCTCTTCTTTGATGTCAAGGGGAAGGCTCTCTGGCGTTATCGTCCTAAGGGTAGCGAGACGGAGTACGGTATCGGCTGGCTCCCCCTTGGGGGCTACTGCAAGATTCACGGCATGATCGACGAGAGCCTCGACACGAAGCAGGTCAAGGAGCCGATGCGTGGCGATGAATTTCGCAGTAAGCCGGCATGGCAACGCTTTTTCATCCTGATCGGTGGGGTGCTCTTTAACTTTGTCCTAGCGCTCCTGATCTATGCGGGCATATCGTACCACTGGGGCGATGTGGAGATGTCTTCACGGTCGGTCACAGCGGGAATGGTCTTCAGTCCAGCGGCTCAGGAGGTAGGCTTCCACGATGGAGACATTATATGGTCTATCGACGGCCAGGAGCGGGATGTGCTGCGTACTGACTTCATGCGTGCGGTGATCGAGGCGAAGGTGGTGACCGTGCAGCGCGATGGTCAGTTGATCGATATAACGATCCCAGACGATATGATGCAGCGTATCTTGCGGGGCAACGAGGGGCTGATGACGATGCAGGTACCCTTTATCGCAGATAGTATCGTGCCAGGCAGTGCGGCTGCCAAGGCGGGGGTGCTGCGTGGCGACAAATTGCTCGCGCTGGACAGCATCCCGATGCCTCACTTGCCGAGTGGGCGTCGATACTTCTACACCCATGCAGGCGAGTGGATTAGCTCTGAGTGGCTTCGTGGCGCTGATACGGTGCAGCTAGCGATACTTCCCGACACGATGGGCGTGATCGGGGTGATGCTCCGTCCGCTGCAAAGTATTTACGAGGTGCAGCAGGTGCACTACTCGCTACCGCAGAGCTTTGTGGTAGGGTGGCACAAGGGAATAGGTACGCTCTCGGGCTATGCGCAGGATATGAAGTATGTCTTCACCCCTGAAGGTGCCTCTTCATTAGGAGGCTTGGTCTCGATGGGTAAGCTTTTCCCCGCACAGTGGGACTGGTTCACCTTCTGGCAAATATGCGCTCTCCTCTCGATCATCTTTGCCTTTATGAATATCATCCCCATCCCAGGATTGGACGGGGGACATCTGCTCTTCGTCATTTGGGAGATGATCACCGGGCGCAAGGTAAAGGACGAAGTGCTGATACGAGCGCAGATGGTGGGGATGCTGCTCCTGATAGCACTGGTGATCTATGCCAATGGCAATGACCTCTTTAAGCTCTTCTGA